Genomic window (bacterium):
GGCGGGCAGCCTGGACAGTCATCCGGGAGGCGCGGTTCGGCCTGGTGGCCGCGGTGCTGGCCGGGTTCGGACGGGTGGTTTCGGAGGTGGGCATCGCCATGATGCTCGGCGGCAATATCGCGGGCTACACGCGCACCCTGACGACGGCCATCGCGCTGGAGAGCATGAAGGGGGATTTCGGCTACGGGATCGCGCTGGGGCTGGTCCTTCTGGTTATCGTTTTCTCGACGAA
Coding sequences:
- a CDS encoding ABC transporter permease gives rise to the protein RAAWTVIREARFGLVAAVLAGFGRVVSEVGIAMMLGGNIAGYTRTLTTAIALESMKGDFGYGIALGLVLLVIVFSTNLAFRFLQRF